Proteins from a genomic interval of Gavia stellata isolate bGavSte3 chromosome 13, bGavSte3.hap2, whole genome shotgun sequence:
- the TIPIN gene encoding TIMELESS-interacting protein, whose product MIDPLENNLFDLPDYENTEDETFPPLPPPASPGRDDVEWAQANGEPDGNQQSQTKDSAVATRRAVKRPMPKLDAQRLISERGLPALRHMFDNVKFKGKGHEAEDLKTLIRHMEHWAHRLFPKLQFEDFIDRVESLGNKKEVQTCLKRIRLDLPILHEDFASNEDGGGESNGLGTATEDVRSSSGNAEELNSLAGATLTEEQQQRIKKNRQLALERRQAKMQCNSQSQHKELSAGYSEEEFNTLLAQDPPDLIEDTQATATKVAATEAEDGDRELECASEEQ is encoded by the exons ATGATAGATCCCTTAGAGAACAACTTGTTTGATCTGCCTGATTATGAGAATACAGAAGATGAAACGTTCCCACCTCTTCCACCTCCTGCCTCTCCAGGAAGAGACGATGTTGAATGGGCTCAAGCTAATGGAG aaCCAGATGGAAACCAGCAGTCACAAACAAAGGATTCTGCTGTAGCTACACGGAGGGCAGTTAAAAGACCAATGCCTAAACTAGATGCCCAGAG GTTAATTTCAGAAAGAGGACTTCCAGCCCTGAGACACATGTTTGACAACGTAAAGTTCAAGGGCAAGGGGCACGAG GCGGAAGACCTGAAGACGCTCATACGACATATGGAACACTGGGCTCATAGACTGTTTCCCAAATTGCAATTTGAGGATTTTATTGACAGAGTCGAGTCTTtgggaaacaaaaaggaagttCAG ACCTGCCTAAAGCGGATTAGACTTGATCTTCCTATTTTACATGAAGACTTTGCAAGTAATGAAG ATGGCGGAGGGGAAAGCAACGGACTGGGTACAGCCACTGAAGATGTACGTTCCTCCTCTGGAAATGCAGAAGAACTTAATTCTCTCGCTGGTGCAACTCTCACGGAAGAGCAGCAACAGCGAATCAAGAAGAACAGGCAGCTGGCCTTGGAACGTAGGCAAGCAAAGATGCAATGTAACAGCCAGTCGCAACACAAGG aGCTCTCTGCTGGTTACTCAGAAGAGGAGTTTAATACCCTACTCGCTCAGGATCCCCCTGACCTTATTGAAGACACTCAAGCTACTGCAACCAAGGTTGCTGCTACAGAAGCTGAAGATGGAGATAGAGAATTGGAATGTGCCAGTGAAGAGCAGTAA